The following DNA comes from Diadema setosum chromosome 20, eeDiaSeto1, whole genome shotgun sequence.
GTCAGTGATTGTTAAACTGCATAATTATAAGGGCGTCTCTGGAAAAAGAGTTTGGTATATAAAATTGAGTAGGCCAACTCTGCGggatgaaatgaagaaaacatataaataaaaagaatagaTGAATAAACTTCTCTTACATATCATGCTAAGTGCACAATAAATTATTCTcgatgacatttcttttttatcacaaCGTGATAACGATATAACGCCGACTGTCTTAGAACTCAACGCAAACGTTTACCACCTGATTGGACCATTATGATCGACCGGACACTCCTTATATTGCCTTAACAATCGTATGGTAAAACTCTGATAAATCTGAAGGCCGTACATATAAAAAGTCACTTCATGAACGAATCAAGATTACAAACGAGCATATATACACAGTAAGCAGTCAGACAGACattatcacagaaaaaaaatagggaaCTACAACTCAAATGACTGAATGTCAATGTCATGAAGATTACGAAAAAATTACGAGTCCATTATCCTGTGTATAAATACAAAACACTTCTATTCCCTTTCTTGTTATCTAAGCCGCCATACATGAAAAGTGACATCGGTCCCATTAATTATGTCTCATAtcagtgatgatgaagatgataacaatcataatattaataatgataatgaagataacgaaaatagaaaaataaatagtagtagtagtagtagtagtagtagtagtagtagtagtagttgtagtagtagacgtagtagtagtggtagtagtagtatagaCAATATAACTCATTAATTAATATATCTATTCATGCATGTCGAAACAATAGATAGTTTCATAGGATTCAATATCAACCTTCGACAGAGCTTCCGTGAGAATGGGAGGAAGAGatccttaccccccccccccctcaaaaaaaaaaaattaatagtaGGCCTAGGGGTGCTGAACGAGCAAGATGAGCAAGGAAATAAAATGATACACGACAAAATTTTCAGTAGTTGGTCACAATAGAATGGATGAAtgatttacaaaataattatctGCTCACTTAAGTAATCACTTAGAATTATAAATTGATTACTTgatcatcaatattatcattatcttcatttATCGTCCATCAATTAATGAGCTGTTTCATCTTTCATCTCTCTCACCAGACTCATCCCGACCAGATGCGAGGGGCGACGAGGAGAAAGCAGAACGACCTTATGCACCGCCAGATCAAGGCTTTCGAGGCCACGCTGCAACGTGTTACGGAGCGCCACGACACGGGTGCGCTCTACCTCATGCTCACCAGGGTAGTGCCTTGTAAGTCCGTGTATTGCCCGATTCAATTAAGCTGGATATTATATAAAAAGAAGCTGTATTTCACATTCCTTATAAAGAACGAGGACAGTCGAAAATGTATGAGTGATGTAGAGAAAGACAGCGAAGACTCATCCATAATGGACGAACTGTAGATGTGAAGGAATAGCAGCAAAACAAATCTGTCATAACTGTTTAGCGtcctaataagccagttcgtaattagctcatgtacacattggtacaaaatttatgacctttcttttttctcagttggttaggcacttcactcgttttcaaagcggcgtaatgcataagcttgcccgaagTGACAATTATTTATGGattcgtgttcaaacaaagaacgAACTTGCGTTGAGAGCACCTGATCAGAATACTCCATCGGTTGACAATttagcaggcatccatttcattgttttgtattgaatgcaataacagctAACAGCCtgtttccttttatattgcgaaataccattcttgctgtcaggtggatgtgctgcgGCAAGTACCagttagataaggatcacatgaataatcatcgcatcacagatgcttatctcagtgaatttacaaaccaaagtgcctgttggtacaaatgatctttttctgctcatgcgcaaagtggaattacgaactggtccgATTGGAAGAGTTTTGATCGCAAAACAGGTTAAGCgccattacagaaaaaaaagtaagtccatcatcgtagcaaaataaagcattttcagtGATACTTCGCCTGCTACAGAGCAAGGAatgttcttgaagttatgaATAAAATTTGTCATATCTTACTATTATGTTATCTGTTTAAGCAGGTTTAATAGTAAATATCTCACATTTACAAGAATGGAGTAAACTCGTTTTGCaattaaactcttcatattatgcTAACATATGGTGTTGTTTACACCAAGCAACAACATCGAATATGATACCATGTAAAAtgaatagtagtaataataataataataataatgacagaaaaggaggagaagaagaagaagaatagagcAGATGTTTCCTTGTCTCGTCAAGAATGTGTAATTACCGaatacatgaaatcatattcCTCTTCTCCATACTATGTACAATCTACACTGTTTAACTCTTTTTGCCCCATCGGCAGTAGTTTTTATGTACACTATTAAACACATTTTAAGATGGCAGTCCTGAGCAGGTTAAGTGTTCGTTGGGAAAGATGTTTAAAATAAGATATATACTTCAGCTTAATAACCCtgaacagaaaatgaaagaaagaaaattgcttGTTGCGTTTGCCGACTAAAACCTCTACTCGTTATAATGTGTGCGCCCATCTTCAAATCTGTACTGACTTGCCTCTACATTTTACCTACTACAGCTCCTGCACGTAGTCTACAGTTAAATACCTTGCCTGGGAATTTGAATATTTCGTATCGGGTAGTGGTTATCATACAACAGGAGTCATCACACTAATGTTTACATTTGTAATTAACTCTTGTAATCCCCAAACTTCACATGGCCAGCTAGATTGACTGATACAATTGTATAGTCGATACATGTTATCTTTCCTTTGAGCTCATATACACGATAATTTTAGTAGGAGCGTTTCATTTCTGCTGGTTGGTTTTGTTATCTGTTTGAAAATCGTTGATAACCCTTCCAACTTAAAAACAGGAGATAGAGCAAAACCATACGCGCTAATGGGTCAGTACCTCCCTCTCCTTCCCTTCCCCTCTCTCCATggatctgtgtgtgtgtgtgtgtgtgtgtgtgtgtgtgtgtgtgtcacagaAGTTCAACCTGCGACTTTGCATTGCGGCGAATGATTAATGTAGATACCGACACAATTATACAGCCGTCGGGATGTCGGCTACCAAGTATATTATAGGCCCATATGATGTACGCAGTAATAGGCTCCAGtgaaacatgggggggggggggctgcagcagGACTGACGGCCATGTGCTATTTATAAATTAAGAGTATTTTTCATATCCTATCGGGAACTGTCGAATGGGTTTCAGGCGACACGAACGTATTCaattcccttttcttttcttttttaaccttgtagggtatatatatatatatatatatatatatatatatatatatacattctagTGCCTAGGCCACTGCCTTGATTAGTGCACAACACTGGGAGGATTATGAATACCgttattatcattttccatTAACTTGCATTTGTTGGGACAAGAAAATACGGTGTAAGCAAAAAGCACTAAACGATAACATATGGCATGTTCCTGGCCACAGGGTTTCACTTACTGCCTGTTATTACGATCATTTTCACCCTGTCCCAGACAACCAGACAGTGAACGCTGTCGACGAAGTCCATCTTCAAATCAACAAGTGGTACGCCGAGCGGGATGGGAACAACGACGACTTCACCGTGTCGGACCGcttcatgacttttgcacagGACATCCAGTACCTGAAGCAGATGAAGAGCGTGTTCGACGAGCGCATCTACTCCGTGCTCTTTGAGTTCTACTACGAGATGGTGATGGAAGAGATCCCGCAGGCCATCCGGCTGGTGGAAAAGGGAGGTGGAGCGCCCTCTGTGCGGGGTTCCACCCTCTTGGTAATGTCCAATATCGACAATTACGCAGCCCTGCAGGATTCCATGCCGGTGAAGACACTTTACGACATCTCCAAGGACTGCGAGAAACTCTTCGAGATCATTCACCAGCTCCAGCAGGTCGATGTCAGCTGGGGGTCGCTGCTGCACTCGGGGGATGTCAACACCACTTTGTTCGACCCGGATTCGCTGAAAGACGTCATCGCTTTTCCGAATCACAAACGCTtcgaagctgttctgaggctCATCCCGGACTTGCTGCGCAAGATCCACAGGGCCGTGGAACTATCGAAGAATTGGTGGTATCAGGCGGAGCGGATCCGACGGCGACTGCGAGGTCAGAGGATCAGGGAGAAAAGGGAACCTTCGATCACACAGGACGCGGAGGACGTTGAGCCGCTTGCAGACAAGCAGACAACACACGTGGACAGTAGCCAAGAGGAAGAATTACCACGAAAATCCCGTAAGCCGGCGAAGCATCCGGAGGTTAGCAGAACTCCGGCTCCACGTCAGCCACGTCTTGCCTCGCCCTCATCAAGCGATGACGAATATGATGAGAACGAAACACCACAGCACGACCCTTCACCACCTGCGACTCCCGAACTACTGCTGGAGGGACGGGACAATTCGGAGGAAGGAGACGTTCCAGGGCAACTCACCTTCCCGGCTGTCATCGAAACCATCGATCAGCGCGTTAAGGAATTATCGACGTCCATCGCGCTTAAACAGATGGATCTCGTCAGCGACACCAACGAGGTCGATTTTTTCACGAGGCGTCATCAACGCATCCGTAGACTGCGGGGCAACCTCTCCCGGACAATCAGCGCAACGGAAGCGATGCACGCCGAGCTGGTCGGCTACAGAAAGATGAAACAACGGCTGGTCGAGCAGCTTGATGAAACGCGGGACCCCATGGACAGGAGACGATTGCGTGAGAAGCTGAAGCTCTTGGAGAAGAGAGTCAAGGATATTCACGAGCTGTCAGAAGTCATTGACTATCGACATCAAATTATGTCCAGCGACTTGCGACTAGAGTTGGATATAAAGGAAACATTCACAAGGTTTGTTGAACATATTTAACTTAGAGCTTCTCACATAACTGATATACACTCAtattcatgcacacacataatGTAAAAGGCGCAAGCATGCACTGATGCAAATGGACATATAATTGCCtcttttcactcattttttttaacattgctGCACAGGAATATCAATTATATGAACCTATTACCTACTACTCAACGAACGAGATAACCGTCTTTGTCATGACCAAAGTCCGATGTCAAGTTCATTGATGATAGCTATGATGATGAATTAAAATGCATTGCGCATGATACTGGCATTGATGAATACAGTAAAATTGGTTCACTATGTAATTGCAATAATGTTAGCAATATTGAGAATGCGgaataaagggaaaaaatatcatttttatttcctcTTGCACAGACACATGAATGAGGTTCAGGGCCGTGTGGAAGACCTCAAGTCGGCCATccaggaggagaaggaggagcgGGATAGGCTGGAGCACGAACTCACCCTGCTCAGGGTGCACACCGGCTTGGACCTTCTGAACAATGTCGACGCACTCGACGGAGAGGCATTCACAGATCCTTCTGCTTTGCAACCCAGAACTCGCGCCAATGGGTTGACCAGGGTTGAGCGCAAACGTGATCGCAGCGTTGACGGTTGGATTCCAGATCTCCTGCCGCAGGGGAGAACTTCAGGGCAACAAGGGAACGGGAAGTTGCAAGAGCCTCGGCGGGGAATCTTGAGGCAGCCGCGATCGACGAAGCCGCAAAGCTTCTCGGATGAGGAGGAAAGAGATGCTGCTCGGAGCAGACGCGCGAGGAAGGCGGCAGGAGCTGAAAGACCGACGCACTCTTGGGATGGAAAGGGAACATTTACGAGGGAGACTAGGGAATCCAGAGACAATGGTAGCAACCCTGTCTCGCACTCCAAACTAAGGCCGCAACCATCGAGGTCAATTGAGCCAAACGAGCAACCCAGAAGACCATGGCAATCTGTGCCTTACGATACAGCGAGTGATGAGGACTACGATGATGACGTCGAGAGTGACGACGGTTATGCGACAAACAACGGTCACACAGCAAACGTGCCTCGCCATAATGATGCAGACGACGCCAGGCCGTTACAGCAGGAAAGGAATAACATGAGACGCAAGCAACCGTCAAGAGACATCAGCCAAGACAGCGATCCTCACGATGTGACGAGAAGCGGCAGGAATGGCGCCGACAAGATCCCCCGCGAGGTCTCCAGAGAGACGCGGACTCAGCGACAGAAGAAGGCTCCAACGCGAAAGAATCCCAAGACGTTGCAACTTGAGAGCGAGAGGGACGACGAGCCCTCTCGCATGTCGAACCACCGTCAGCACCCGAGGATGTACGATCCGAAGCGAGAGAGCATCGACAGCGTCGACACCAATCGGTCTCCGTCTACCAACGCCGACAATCCACG
Coding sequences within:
- the LOC140243572 gene encoding uncharacterized protein, with translation MRGATRRKQNDLMHRQIKAFEATLQRVTERHDTGALYLMLTRVVPYNQTVNAVDEVHLQINKWYAERDGNNDDFTVSDRFMTFAQDIQYLKQMKSVFDERIYSVLFEFYYEMVMEEIPQAIRLVEKGGGAPSVRGSTLLVMSNIDNYAALQDSMPVKTLYDISKDCEKLFEIIHQLQQVDVSWGSLLHSGDVNTTLFDPDSLKDVIAFPNHKRFEAVLRLIPDLLRKIHRAVELSKNWWYQAERIRRRLRGQRIREKREPSITQDAEDVEPLADKQTTHVDSSQEEELPRKSRKPAKHPEVSRTPAPRQPRLASPSSSDDEYDENETPQHDPSPPATPELLLEGRDNSEEGDVPGQLTFPAVIETIDQRVKELSTSIALKQMDLVSDTNEVDFFTRRHQRIRRLRGNLSRTISATEAMHAELVGYRKMKQRLVEQLDETRDPMDRRRLREKLKLLEKRVKDIHELSEVIDYRHQIMSSDLRLELDIKETFTRHMNEVQGRVEDLKSAIQEEKEERDRLEHELTLLRVHTGLDLLNNVDALDGEAFTDPSALQPRTRANGLTRVERKRDRSVDGWIPDLLPQGRTSGQQGNGKLQEPRRGILRQPRSTKPQSFSDEEERDAARSRRARKAAGAERPTHSWDGKGTFTRETRESRDNGSNPVSHSKLRPQPSRSIEPNEQPRRPWQSVPYDTASDEDYDDDVESDDGYATNNGHTANVPRHNDADDARPLQQERNNMRRKQPSRDISQDSDPHDVTRSGRNGADKIPREVSRETRTQRQKKAPTRKNPKTLQLESERDDEPSRMSNHRQHPRMYDPKRESIDSVDTNRSPSTNADNPRGREFDGRQTRQSIKAPGQTDRKKPRSRQPDLLSPFYQPTNYSRRIP